A section of the Metabacillus endolithicus genome encodes:
- a CDS encoding hydroxypyruvate isomerase family protein, translating into MKLSVLFDAVFFGGDPIESIKAVKEAGCDSVEFWSWRNKDVDLLKRTIKDLQMEVVAFMTEKISLTDPAFREQYVKDCIETIKVARELECNTIITTVGDLIPGIPRERQHQSIVDGLKRVAPLFEETGITLVVEPLNVKVDLYHSNYFLSSSEEAFQIIDKVGSSNVKVLYDIYHQQISEGNLIINITKNIDKIGHIHAAGHPGRNEITKGEINYQAVIQAIKSTSYNGYFGLEYTPTVDLSESIKVAKSLLY; encoded by the coding sequence ATGAAATTATCAGTTTTATTTGATGCCGTTTTTTTTGGTGGAGACCCTATTGAAAGTATTAAAGCAGTAAAGGAAGCTGGTTGTGATTCTGTAGAGTTTTGGAGTTGGAGAAATAAAGACGTTGATTTGCTTAAGAGGACAATCAAAGATTTACAAATGGAAGTTGTCGCATTTATGACTGAAAAAATAAGTTTAACAGATCCAGCATTTCGCGAACAATACGTTAAAGATTGCATAGAAACGATTAAAGTAGCGAGAGAGCTAGAATGCAACACTATTATTACCACTGTTGGTGACTTGATCCCAGGTATACCACGAGAGCGTCAACATCAAAGTATTGTAGATGGATTAAAACGTGTTGCACCTTTGTTTGAGGAGACTGGCATTACATTAGTGGTTGAACCTCTAAATGTAAAAGTCGATTTATATCATTCCAACTATTTTTTGTCTAGTTCAGAAGAAGCATTTCAAATCATTGATAAAGTTGGTAGTTCTAACGTTAAAGTATTATATGATATATATCATCAACAAATTAGTGAAGGCAACCTCATTATTAATATTACAAAGAATATCGATAAGATAGGACACATTCATGCTGCTGGTCACCCTGGTAGAAATGAAATAACGAAAGGTGAAATAAACTATCAAGCTGTTATTCAAGCGATTAAAAGTACCTCCTACAACGGATATTTTGGATTAGAATATACGCCTACTGTTGACCTCTCAGAATCTATAAAAGTAGCTAAAAGTCTATTATATTAA
- a CDS encoding GMC oxidoreductase, with protein MIAEGKRIGMIEAGDLVIPTHARNIPTISSERFPQYLHNPSFTSHTSKYSSNFPDAIEVNALGGRTLFWTQISPRMDSCEIKNWPVSLEEMNDYYGIAEKAMNVSDSFFKGSPLTETLIQRLREAGYSDSTYIPMAADLKTTMHGEIHSNVFFSSISFLTRAMKRSFDLAVRAKAVEIYTENDRVQGLRVMTPEKKSYTLKAKNIVMSASTFETPRILMNSGIKGEAIGHYLANHSGVRATSSMKREQFPEPLGTLGIVIPNGENCPYLLAMLDPMSWSSQEHERTFQEDVRINIGAYGKVESRFENRVYLDPTRRDKYGVPMLNVDFSYSDNDQKVIQQMTESCRDILRLVTGDDDPSVFMMPIGSDYHETGTCRMGDDPSTSATNRYGQIHGIEGLYVADNSVLPSVGRANPTLTTVAFAIRTADHIIESLKSTETRRSFVGF; from the coding sequence TTGATAGCAGAGGGCAAACGGATTGGTATGATTGAAGCTGGTGACCTCGTGATTCCTACTCATGCGAGAAATATACCAACCATATCATCTGAACGATTTCCTCAATATTTACATAACCCAAGCTTTACATCGCATACTTCAAAATATTCTTCTAATTTCCCGGATGCAATTGAGGTAAATGCTCTAGGAGGAAGAACGTTGTTTTGGACACAAATTTCACCGAGAATGGACTCCTGTGAAATAAAAAACTGGCCAGTTTCTTTAGAGGAAATGAATGATTATTACGGAATTGCCGAGAAGGCCATGAATGTTTCCGACTCTTTCTTTAAAGGATCGCCACTTACTGAAACTTTGATTCAAAGGCTGCGCGAAGCTGGTTATTCTGACTCAACTTATATCCCAATGGCTGCTGATCTAAAAACCACTATGCATGGAGAGATACACTCCAATGTATTCTTCAGCTCTATTTCATTCCTTACCAGAGCAATGAAACGATCATTTGATCTTGCAGTAAGGGCTAAAGCTGTTGAGATATATACTGAGAATGATAGAGTTCAGGGATTAAGAGTGATGACTCCAGAGAAAAAATCGTATACATTGAAAGCTAAAAACATTGTTATGTCAGCGAGTACGTTTGAGACTCCTCGGATTTTGATGAACTCAGGCATAAAGGGAGAGGCAATTGGTCATTACCTTGCTAATCATTCCGGTGTTCGAGCCACTTCTTCTATGAAACGAGAGCAATTCCCGGAGCCTCTAGGAACATTAGGAATTGTCATACCAAATGGGGAGAATTGCCCTTATTTGCTTGCGATGCTGGATCCGATGTCATGGTCTTCACAGGAGCATGAAAGGACATTCCAGGAAGATGTGAGAATTAATATCGGTGCCTATGGAAAAGTAGAGTCAAGGTTTGAGAATCGAGTTTACCTGGATCCTACTCGTCGGGACAAATATGGGGTTCCGATGTTAAATGTCGATTTTTCTTATAGTGATAATGATCAGAAGGTTATTCAGCAAATGACAGAATCGTGCCGTGACATTCTTCGTTTAGTTACTGGGGATGATGATCCATCTGTATTCATGATGCCTATTGGAAGTGATTATCACGAAACTGGAACATGCCGAATGGGGGATGATCCTTCGACTTCAGCTACAAATCGTTATGGTCAAATCCATGGAATCGAGGGACTATATGTAGCAGACAATAGTGTATTGCCGAGCGTGGGAAGAGCGAATCCTACCTTAACTACTGTTGCTTTTGCCATTCGCACTGCGGATCATATCATTGAATCACTAAAGAGTACTGAAACTAGACGTAGCTTTGTTGGGTTTTAA
- a CDS encoding sensor histidine kinase, translating into MLRNRQLHIKVFVVYTLILITLTLLVAIPINWFVKESLKQTLDQEARSTLENISTQLDAFYNEYNQITKYFYLNQDHEGYTPIEYFDILKSSPSDAIYIKTHNALMNSLALNSEVYENITRISLLTDNFLLLSSKNNSSNPFKQSNYVEAAREKAGDVYVKYNSDPWNQDNEDPVMIFTRQLRISNHEIGFLEVQFNGFPLHNLSLMNGGTIAIYNEDGSRVLYQSDKKGVNGQKEFLREMIDTRKSKGSKTSNGQVQYYIRSNHSNFHLLYSVKEEQFYASLSHFNFLMAVAILFLIFLTAGAFFITAKKLTFPLRNLKNVIDNISLEEEPSKIENQHHLNEIDALNRSFQLMNKRLQNSLEKIVQFHTSEIQLKFKLLQAQINPHFIFNMLGVVTILAKRGKNKEVEEISRKLADFLRYTTSSDNTNQTYLIEEIKFTETYLALMKTRYIDRLTFTIDIPRSMESILIPKMMIQPIVENCLTHGFTNNKVLNINIKGVKCEKSWEIVIQDNGPGFKVRSLEKLHNQIGEYNSDSHKHYDLSIGGMGILSTYIRLNLFYSNNMIFDFGNMTQGGAFVAIGGSNESNFVLNKDEELENSSKR; encoded by the coding sequence ATGCTACGAAATAGGCAGCTACATATAAAAGTATTTGTTGTATATACTTTAATTCTGATAACACTTACACTTTTGGTTGCAATACCAATTAATTGGTTCGTTAAGGAGAGTTTAAAACAAACATTAGATCAGGAAGCAAGATCGACACTAGAAAATATCTCTACACAATTAGATGCTTTTTATAATGAATATAACCAAATTACTAAATACTTTTACTTAAACCAAGACCATGAAGGTTATACTCCAATTGAATATTTCGACATATTAAAAAGTTCACCTAGCGATGCGATTTATATCAAGACTCATAACGCGTTAATGAATAGTCTGGCTCTCAATTCTGAAGTCTATGAAAATATAACGAGAATTAGTTTATTAACAGACAATTTCTTATTACTATCATCGAAGAATAATAGTAGTAATCCATTTAAACAAAGTAACTATGTTGAAGCTGCAAGAGAAAAAGCGGGTGATGTTTATGTTAAATATAATAGTGACCCATGGAACCAAGATAATGAGGATCCAGTTATGATTTTTACGCGTCAGCTTCGAATAAGTAACCATGAAATTGGTTTTTTAGAAGTTCAATTTAATGGATTTCCTCTACATAATCTATCTCTAATGAATGGTGGAACAATAGCTATTTATAATGAAGATGGAAGTAGAGTTCTTTATCAATCAGACAAGAAGGGTGTTAACGGCCAAAAGGAGTTTCTTCGTGAAATGATTGATACAAGAAAATCTAAAGGTAGTAAAACGTCTAATGGGCAGGTACAGTATTATATCAGATCAAATCATTCTAATTTCCACCTTTTATACTCTGTTAAAGAGGAGCAATTTTATGCTTCTTTATCCCACTTCAATTTTTTGATGGCAGTTGCAATTTTATTCCTTATATTTTTAACAGCAGGAGCATTTTTTATCACAGCTAAAAAGCTCACTTTTCCACTTAGAAATTTAAAGAATGTTATAGATAACATTAGTTTAGAAGAAGAACCGTCTAAAATTGAAAACCAACATCATCTTAATGAAATTGATGCACTGAATCGATCATTCCAATTAATGAATAAAAGATTACAAAACTCTTTAGAGAAAATCGTCCAATTTCATACCTCTGAAATTCAATTGAAATTTAAGCTATTACAAGCTCAAATCAATCCACACTTTATCTTTAATATGTTAGGAGTAGTAACTATTTTAGCGAAGAGAGGAAAAAATAAAGAAGTAGAAGAGATTAGTAGAAAGTTGGCAGATTTTCTAAGATATACAACTTCCTCAGATAATACAAATCAAACCTATTTAATTGAAGAAATAAAATTTACTGAAACCTATTTAGCTCTAATGAAAACTCGTTATATAGACAGACTAACATTTACCATTGATATACCTAGATCTATGGAATCAATTTTGATTCCAAAAATGATGATTCAGCCTATTGTTGAGAACTGCCTTACACATGGATTTACTAATAATAAAGTATTAAATATTAATATCAAGGGTGTAAAATGTGAAAAAAGTTGGGAAATTGTCATACAAGATAATGGACCTGGATTTAAAGTTAGATCTCTTGAGAAATTGCATAATCAGATAGGAGAATACAATTCTGATAGTCATAAACACTATGATTTATCTATAGGGGGAATGGGAATTTTAAGTACTTATATTCGACTAAATTTGTTTTATTCAAATAATATGATTTTTGACTTCGGAAACATGACACAAGGAGGGGCCTTTGTAGCCATTGGAGGTAGTAATGAATCTAACTTTGTGTTAAATAAAGATGAAGAATTAGAAAATAGTTCAAAAAGGTGA